The DNA window CAGCATCGCGATCAGCACCGTCACGACCAGGCAGGCCACCGCCATCATCGCCAGGAACTTGGCCTGCAAGCCGGCGCGCAGCTTCATTCGACCTCCGCGCGGACCCGCGCGACGCCGTCGCCGATGTGGTCGAGCGTGCGCTGCGAGGCGGCGTCGATCGGCAGGAAGCGGGTGGTCTTGAAGAAACGCAGCAGGGCCTCGCCCGCCTCCGGGTCGCCGGCGGCGTCGATCAGCACTTCGCGCAGCCGCGCGGCGACCTTGGGATCCAGATCGCCGCGGACCAGTTCCAGCGCGCGCGGATAGTCCTCGCTGCGGCCGATCACCACCAGGTCGCGGCGGAACGCATCCGGCACCCGGCGCGGGTTGTCCCAGTCCAGGTTGCTCATCACCCCGGCATCGACCAGGCGCTTGTGCACCCAGGTCGAGATGTTCAGCTCCGAACGCGCGAACAGATAGCCCACCGCGCCGCGGTTGATGCGATCGGTCGGCGACAACAGGATCTCCAGCGCCAGGCCCTGTTCGAGCAAGGTCGCGGCGGGAACGAAGTAGGCGCTGGTCGAGGACGGGCGCTGGAAGGCCACGTTGTGGCCGCTGAGGTCCTTGAGCGTGCGCAGGCCGCTGTCGCGGCGCGCGAAAAACACCGAGTGATAGTGGCTGACCCCGTCGCGCTCGGTCAGCAGCAGCGGCCGCGCCTGCGCGCGCTGCCGCAGCAGCATCGCCGTGCCGGCGGTCTCGCTGACCCAGTCGACCCGGCCGCGGCGCAGATAGCTGGCCATCTGCTGCGCGTCCTTGGCCATCAGGATCCGGCCTTCGCGGATGCCGACGTCGGCCATGCGCGGTACCACGTAATCGAGCAGCGGCTTGAGCTGCTCGTAGTGCGTCTTGGGATCGTCGCTGATACGCCCCAGCACCAGCACATGCGCATCCGAGCCCTCCTTGTGGCTGCCGCGCAGCTCGTGCGACGCCGCCGTCGCGGCGAACGCGGCGAACGCGGCCCACAGGAGCAATGCCTGGACCAGGACCCGCCCCCACCGCGAACCGGAATTCCGCGCGCTAACGCTCAACAGTCGTCACCTGGTCGGATTGCCTAGCGAGCGTAATCGAAACCGAGCCCGGACCGGAACCGGGGCCGCCCCGCCGTCCATCAGCCCGCGCCCCCGCCTCAGCCGCCCGATGGGCCGCCCGGCCCAAGGCATCGCACTCTCCGGGCCGGCTCTGCCGCGCTCGTTCGCACCGCCGGCCCCGGGAGCGGCCGCTCGCTTTCGCCGCAGCGAAGGCGCAGTCGCGACCTCAGCGCCGCTGCCCCGCCAACATCGCCGTGCGCTCCACGTCGGCCAGCACGCCGCGCAACAGCCGCACCTCGCGCTCGTCCAGGTCGGCGCGCAGGAACAGACGGCGCAGCTTGCGCATCGCCGCATCCGGCGTGCGGCCCTTGTGGAAATCGATCGCGTCCAGGGCGTCGCCGAGCTGGCCGAAAAAGCCTTCCAACTGCGCATGCGAAGCCGGCGGATCGCGGCGCTCGTAGGCGCCGCCGGCGGCGGTCGCGGCCAACGAGGCCATGCGCAGCTCGTAACTCAGCACCTGCACCGCGGCACCGAGGTTCAGCGAGCTGTACGCCGGGTTGGCCGGAATGTGCACCGCCGCATGGCACAGTTGCAGCTCCTCGTTGTCCAGGCCGGTGCGCTCGCGCCCGAACACCAACGCGACTTCGCCGCCGCCGCGGGCGCGGCCGTCGATGCGCGCGGCCGCCTCGCGCGGCGCCAGTTCTTCCAGGGCGATGCGCCGGCTGCGCGCGGTGCAGCCCAGCACCAGATGGCAGTCGGCCACCGCCGCGGCCAGGTCGGGCAGCACCGCGGCGGCCTCGAGCACGTCGTCGGCGCCGGCGGCCATCGCGTAGGCGTCGCGGTCGATCGGCTTTTCCGGGGCGACCAGGACCAGCCGCGACAGGCCCATGGTCTTCATCGCCCGCGCCGCCGAGCCCATGTTGCCGGGGTGCTGGGTGCCGACCAGGACGATGCGGATGCGGGCGGCGGCGGGGTCGGCCGCGGCGGACGCAGCCTCAAGTGAGTTGGCATTTTCGGGCGCCTGGAGCGGCGCCGGGGGGTCGCGGGGATCGGCGTTCATGCGCAGATGGTAAACTCCCCGCCCCGGCCCCGCGCCGGTTGCGCTCTTTCTCCCCGCCAGTCCCGCCCCTCCTCACACGCTCGAGGCCGTAAGCCATGCAGAAACCCGCCGTCACCCTCATGGTCAAAGCCGCACGCGCCGCCGGCAACGTCCTGCTCCGCCACATGCACCGCGTGGACGCGCTGAACATCGTCGAGAAGGGCCGCATGGACTACGCCAGCGAGGTCGACCGCCTCGCCGAGGCCGAGATCATCAAGGAATTCCGCCGCGCCACCCCGGACTACGCCATCCTCGGCGAAGAACACGGTCCGCTCGGCCAGGCCCGCTTCACCTGGGTCATCGACCCGCTCGACGGCACCAGCAACTACCTGCACGGCATCCCGCATTTCTGCGTGTCCATCGCGCTGTGCGAGAACGGCGAGCCGATCCACGGCGTGATCTTCGACCCGCTGCGCAACGACCTGTTCACCGCCAGCCGCGGCAGCGGCACCCAGCTCAACGAAAAGCGCGTACGCATCGCCGAGCGCAAGGAATTGAACGGCGCCATGCTGATTACCGGCTTCCCGCCGCGCGAGCGCGCCAACGCCAGCGCCCACCTCAAGTGCCTGGACAATCTGCTGATCGACGTCGAGGACGTGCGCCGCACCGGTTCGGCCGCGCTCGACCTGGCCTACGTCGCCTGCGGCCGCGCCGACGGTTACTTCGAAGCCGGGCTCAAGCCCTGGGACGTCGCGGCGGGCGTGCTGATGGTGCGCGAAGCCGGCGGCAAGGTGGTCGATTTCCGCGGCCGCCCGACCGGCCCGATGGACAACCGCGGCCTGCCGCCGCGGCAGATCGTCGCCGGCAACCTGCGCGTGGCCGACGCGCTGCAGCAGCGCATCGTCAACACCGGCTACGCCAACGCGTTCGACTGAGTTCCGACCCCAGCCGGACACGCAGAACGCCGCGACCGGGTCGCGGCGTTTTCGTTTGCGCGGATGCGCCGCAAGCGCTGCGACGTGGCTGCGCCGCGGCTGCACGGGGCGCGGGCTTGCCGCACAATCGCCGCAACCGTGCCGTTGCGCTGCCGCGCCGGCGGGCGGCGCAGCCACGTCAACGGACGGACCCCATGAGCAAACCCGAAATCTACGTCAGCACCGACGTCGAGGCCGACGGCCCGATTCCGGGCCCGCATTCGATGCTGAGCTTCGCCTCGGCGGCGTACCTGGCCGACAAGACCCTGGTCGCCACGTTCTCGGCCAATCTGGACACTCTGCCTGGGGCGCACGGACACCCCGACACGATGCGCTGGTGGGCCGACAACCGCGCCGCCTGGGACGCCTGCCGGCGCGACCCGCAGGCGCCCGAAGCGGCGATGCGCGCCTACGTCGAGTGGCTGGACGCGCTGCCCGGAAAGCCGGTGTTCGTCGGCTATCCGGCCGCCTACGACTTCCTGTTCGTGTACTGGTACCTGATCCGCTTCGCCGGCCGCAGCCCGTTCTCGCATTCGGCGCTGGACATCAAGTCCTATGCGATGGCCGTGCTCAAGACCGATTACCGCGAATCGACCAAGCGGCGCATGCCCAAGGCCTGGTTCGACCGGCTGCCGCATACCCACGTCGCGCTCGACGATGCCATCGAGCAAGGCGCGCTGTTCTGCAACCTGCTCGCCGCCTCGCGCAGGGAGGCAACGGGTTGAGCGCAGCCGCCGCGCTCCGCCCCTCAGCCGCTGGCACCCCGCCGGATCACGCGGCCCGCGCCGTCACCGTCCAGGTCGCGCCCATCATCGCGATGCCGCGCTCGCGCGCGAGTTCGCGCAAGGCCGCGCGCAGACGCGCCTCGGCGCGCACGCGCACCGCCGGCTCCTGCGCAGCGAGCAAGCGCGCGACCGGGCCGACCCGCATCACCTGGTCGTAGGCGTCGGCGGCGGCCGCATCCGGATCGTCGCCTTCGCCGAGGTAGAACGGCGCTTCGAAGGCGCGCAGCTCGACCGCGTCGAAACCGGCCTCGCCCAGGACCTGGCGCACCCGCTCGGGCTTGCCGAACGCGAACGGGCCGGGCGCGTCGGGATCGGACGGCGGCAGCGCGATCGCCTCGGCGATCGCGCGCAGCGGCCAGCGATACCAATCGTTCCGGTCCGGCCCTTGCCAACAGGCGAAGGCGAGCCGGCCGCCGGGCTTGAGCGTCTTGCGCAATTCGGCGAAAGCCGCGACGGGATCGTCGAAGAACATCACCCCGAAGCGCGAGAACAGCAGGTCGAACCGCGCCGGCGCGAACAGCGGGCGGCTGGCGTCGGCCAGGCGGAACTCGACCGGCAGCGCCAAGGCCGCGGCGCGTTCGCGGGCGCGGCTCAGCAAGGGCTCGGACACGTCCACGCCGGTCACCGAGCCGCCCTCGCCGACCGCACGCGCCAGTTCGAACACGGTCGCGCCGGCGCCGCAGCCGATGTCGAGCACCGCTTCGCCCGGCTGCGCTGCGGCCGCATCGAGCGCGTCGCGGCCGTAGGCGGCGGTGCGCCGGTCGAGCCAGTCGTTATAGGTCAGCCAGCGTTCGCCGACGGCGCCGTTCCAGTCTTCGATCTGCTGCCGATTTGCCACGCCATCGCATCCTCTGTTCGGGGCGACCGCCGCACCCGGGCAGGTACGCGCGGGTTGCAAGAACCCGGTCGCCGGAAACCGATCGTCCGCCGCAACGCGGCAACGCCATGATGGCGCAACGGCCGAACAAAGCGGAACGGCCATGTCGCGCGGCGGCAGGGAGAAAGCAGAATCGGCGTTACCCGGCCGGCGGCGCCGGCGTCTTAGCACAAGGCTCCGACGCGCCCGCAATCGGGCGATCGCGAACCCGCCAGCCGGTCACAGGGAACGCTGGTTCACGCGTTTCGAAAGCGCTTCGGCATCCTCGACACGCTCGGAGTAGCGGTCCGTCAGGTAGCCGGAGCGTCCGCGGACCAGCCAAGTGAACTTGGCCAATTCCTCGCACACGTCGACCACCCGCATGTAGTAAGCGGAGGGCTTCATCCGGCCGGCGTCGTCGAACTCCAGGTGCGCCTTGGCGACCGAAGACTGGTTCGGGATCGTGACCATCCGCATCCAACGGCCGAGCGTGCGCATCTGATTGACGGAGTTGAAGCTCTGCGAGCCGCCGCAGACCTGCATGACGGCCAGGGTCTTGCCCTGCGTCGGCCGCCTGGCGCCCAACGCCAAGGGAATCCAGTCGATCTGCGCCTTCATGATTCCCGTCATCGCGCCGTGGCGTTCCGGGCTCACCCAGACCATGCCCTCCGACCAGTCGGCGAGCTCTCGCAGTTCGGTCACTTTCGGGTGATCCGGGCTCACCGCGTCGGGAAGCGGCAGGTCGCGGGGATCGAAAGTGCGCACCTGGCAGCCGAACCAACGCAGAAGCCGGCCGGCCTCCTCGGCCAGCAAGCGCGAGTAGGAGCGTTCGCGCAGCGAGCCGTAAAGGATGAGGATGCGTGGCGGGTGCCGAGGGTCGTCCGGAGCCGCGAGCGACTCGACATCGATCGCATTGAGCTGGGTCAGATCGATGTTCGGCAACTCCATCGAGACGGGCTGAGTCACGTCCGGGCTCCTGCCCAGACCACCACTTCGCCGTCCTCTTTCGTGAAAGAGGCCACCGGGTGGGCCAGCAGACTCAGCACTCGTTCCGACGGCCGACACAGAGCGGCGCCTTTCTCGGATACGACGATCGGGCGGTTGATGAGGATCGGATGCGACATCATCGCGTCCAGCAACTTCTCGTCGGAGAGTGCGGGATCGTCCAACCCCAGCTCGGCGTAAGGCGTTCCCTTCCGGCGCAGCAAATCTCGCGCCGTCAGGCCCATCGCCCGGATCAATTCGGCCAACGCTTCGCGCGACGGCGGCGTCTTCAGGTACTCGATCACCACCGGCTGTTCCCCGGATCGGCGAATCATTTCCAGCGTATTGCGGGACGTACCGCAATCGGGATTGTGATAGATCGTAACGGTCATGCAAAAGGCCTCAGGTGGGGTCCGGGCGCCGCATGGACGCGCCCTCGAACTGTCCGATTTCATGCACCCTGGCCGCCAGGCTCGATCGCTCCAGCGAGGCCAACGGCAGGGCCACGAAGGCGTTGATGCGGTTCTCCATATAGCCCAGCGCCTTTCGGAACGCTGCCCGTCTCCACATCTCGCCCCCGTCCTCGTGGCTTGGGTCTTCGATCCCCCAGTGCCCGGTCACCGGTTGCCCCGGCCAGACCGGGCACGCTTCGCCGGCGGCCCGGTCGCAGACGGTGAAGACGAAGTCCATGCGCGGCGCGCCGGGAACGGCGAACTCGTCCCACGACTTCGAGCGCATTGCGTCGACGGGATAACCGGACTCGCGCAGAACCTCCAATGCCAAGGGATTCACCTCGCGCCGGGGATGGCTCCCAGCGGAGAAGGCAGTGAAGCGACCGGCACCGACTTGGCGCAGGACCCCTTCGGCCAGGATGGAGCGCGCCGAATTGCCGGTGCACAGGAACAGGACGTTGAACGGCTGGACGGTGCTCATGGGCAGGTCTCCGCAGCGCAGGCAGCGACGGGATCGATGAGGGAGCCGCAGATTTCCGGGTTTCCGGAACAGCAGTCCTCGGTCAGGAAGGCAAGCAGCCGGCGCATGTCGTCATAGCTCGCGGCGTACAGAACTCGTCGCCCGTCTCGCCAGGACCTCAGCAGGCCCGCGCGCTCCAGCGCGGCGAGATGGAAGCTCATCCGCGTCGGCGGAATCGAAAGCGCATCGGCGATCTCGCCCGACGGCATGCCGTCGGGCCCTTTGCGGACCAGCATGCGGAAGGCCGCCAGGCGATCGGTGTGCGCGAGGGCGGAAAGGGCCGAAACGGCGGAATCGTCGTTCATGACCACATTCTACAATTATCCTTGTAGAGTGCAATAAATGATGCTTCTGCCCGCCCGCATGGCCCCGGGGGCCCAGGATGGGCCGCATCGACCCAGCCCCCCATCGACCGCTCCCCCGGGGATACGGCGTTGCGGCCACGCGCTCGCAGGCCGCCCCACCGGGGCCCGCGGGCAAAGAAAAAGGCCGCGCATGCGCGCGGCCTTTTCTTCGCAGCGGTTCCGGCGCCGATGCCGCAGGCGCCCCAGCGGCGGCGGTTACGGACGACGCGCCAGCGCCGCCTCGTCCTTGGCCTTCGGCAACAGGTCCTGCTTGCTGACCTTGAGCAGGCCCAGGGTCAGCAGCGGGCAGGCGACGAAGATCGACGACAGGGTGCCGATGATGATGCCGATCATCTGCGACTCGGCCATGCCGCGCAGCGAACCGCCGCCGTACAGGTACAGCGCGAACACGGTCAGGAAGGCGACGAACGAGGTGATCACCGTACGCGACAGGGTCTGGTTGATCGACTTGTTCAGCACGGTTTCCGGATCGGCGCGCATCGAGCGGAAGTTCTCGCGCACGCGGTCGAACACCACGATGGTGTCGTTGATCGAGTAGCCCATCACCGACAGGATGCCGGCCAGCACGGTCAGGTCGAACTCGTGGCCGGAGATCGCGAACCAGCCGGCGACCACGATCACGTCGTGCAGGGTGGTGATGATCGCGGCGACCGCGAACTTCCATTCGAAGCGGAAGGCGATGTAGATCAGGAAGCCCACCACCACGAACAGCAGCGCGTACAGACCGTTGAGCGCCAATTCGCGGCCGACCTGCGGGCCGACGAACTCGTTGCGCAGGATCTTGGCCTGGTTGTCGGCGCCCGACACCGCCTTCATCACCGCCTCGGCGGCGTGGGCGGTGGCGGCCGAACCGGAGTCGCCTTCGCGCGGCTGCAGGCGGATCAACAGTTCGTTGCCCGAACCGTAGGTCTGCACCTGGGCGCTGTCGTAGCCGTCGGCGGCCAGGCGCTCGCGCACCGTGTCCAGCCCCACCGGCTTGGCCAGGTGCACTTCGACCAGGTTGCCGCCGGTGAAGTCCAGGGCGTAGTTGAAGTTGCGGGTGACCATGGCGCCGATGGCGACGAACATGATCAGCGCGGCCACCGCGATCGAGACCCAACGCAACTTCATGAAGTTGACGTTGGCGTCGTTGGGCAGCAGGGTCAGCGGGAAAATCTTCATGTCTGGGTTCTCCCGTCAGATCGCGATGGACTTGAGCTTGCGGCGGTTGCCGTAGATCAACGTGGCGATGCCGCGCGAGACGGTCACGGCGGTGAAGACCGAAGTCAGGATGCCGATGATCATGGTCATCGCGAAGCCCTGCAGCGGGCCGGTGCCGAACGCCAGCAGCGCCAGGCCGGCCAGCAGCGCGGTCATGTTGGAGTCGAAGATCGTGCCGGAGGCCTTGTCGTAGCCGCTGGCGATCGCCGCCTGCGGCGGCACCCCGGCGCGCAGCTCCTCGCGTATGCGTTCGTTGATCAGCACGTTGGCGTCGACCGACATGCCCACCGACAAGGCCAGGCCGGCGAAGCCCGGCAGGCTCATGGTCGCGCCGATCATCGACATCAGCGCCACCACCATCAGCAGGTTCAGCAGCAGGGCCAGGCAGGTGATCAGGCCGAACATACGGTAGTAGATCAGGAAGAAGGTCAGCGCGAACACGAACGAGTACAGCACCGCGGTGGTGCCGCGCTTGACGTTGTCGGCGCCCAGGCTGGGGCCGACCACGCGCTCTTCGACGAAGGTCATCGGCGCGGCCAGGGCGCCGGACTTGAGCTGCTTGGCCAGGCTGTTGGCTTCGTCGCGGCTCAGGCCGGTCGTCTGGAAGTCCTTGCCGAACACGCCCTGGATGCGCGAGGAGCTGATCACGCGCTCTTCGGTGCGGGTGGTGCGCACTTCCTTGCCGTCCACGATCTCGGTGACCGGGATCTGCTCGACGTAGACGATGCCCAGGCGCTTGCCGACGTTTTCCAGGGTGTGGTTGAGCATGCGCTGACCGCCGATGGCGTTCAGGGTGATGCTCACGCTGGGCTGGCCCTGCTGGTCGTTGCCGGGGATGGCGTTGACCAGCTGGTCGCCGGACACCAGCAGGCGCTTGGACAGCAGCAGCGGCTGCTTGGCCTCGTTGTAGTACACGCGCGCTTCCGGCGGCACGTTGCGGTCGCGCACGGCGGCCGCGGCGGCGGCTTCGTCGCCGACCACGGCGCGGAATTCCAGGGTCGCGGTGGCGCCGATCTGGCGCTTGGCTTCGGCGGTGTCCTGCAGGCCCGGCAGCTGGATCACCACCCGGTCGGTGCCCTGGCGCTGGATCACCGGCTCGGCCACGCCGAAGGCGTTGATGCGGTTGCGCAGGGTGGTCAGGTTCTGCTCGATCGCGTCGAGCGAGATGCGCTGCAGTTCCGACTGCGGAATGTTCAGGGTCAGGGTGCGGCCTTCCAGGTCCTGGGTCAGGGTCGGGAAAGCGGTGCGCAGCTGCTTCTGCGCCTTGTCGGCGTCGGCGTTGCCGGCCAGGGTGGCGACGATGGCCTCGTTGCCGCGGCGCACCACCGAGGTGTAAGGCACGGCGCTGTCGCGCAGGGTCGCACGGACGTCTTCGACGTAGGCCTCCAGACGCTTGTTCAGCGCCGCGGCCTGGTCGACCTGCATCACGAAGTGCACGCCGCCCTGCAAGTCCAGGCCGCGCGGCATCGGCTTGGCGCCCAGCGCTTCCAGCCAGCCCGGCACGGTCGGCGCCAGGCTCAGCGCGACCACGTAGTCGCTGCCCAGCTGCGGACGCAGCAGGTCGGCGGCGCGGGTCTGCTGCTCGGTGTCGTTCAGGCGCACCATCAGGTTGCCCTGGTCCTCGACCTGCACCGACTTGGTCGGGATCTTGGCCTGGGCCAGCAGGTCGGCGGCGCGCTTGGCCAGCGCGGCGTCGATCTGGGTGCTGCCCGACCGCGCGGCGGAGATCTGTACGGACGGATCCTGCGGATAAGCGTTCGGCAGCGCGTACAGCACGCTGACGACCAGGACGACCAGGATGGCGAAGTATTTCCAGCGCGCGAAGGTCAGCATCGAAAACCCCTGCGGCGGCCTCCCCGGCCGCCGCGATTGAAGATGGCGTGGCGGCGTCGGATCAGGCCGACTTCAAGGTGCCCTTGGGCAGCACGTTGGCGATCGCGCCCTTCTGCACGCGGATGCGCACGTTGGCGGCGATTTCCACGGTGATGAAGTTCTCGCCGATGTCGGTCACGGTGCCGGCGATGCCGCCGTTGGTCAGCACTTCGTCGCCCTTGGACAGCTTGTCCAGCATCGCCCGGTGTTCCTTGGCGCGCTTCATCTGCGGGCGGAAGATCAGGAAGTACATGACGGCGATCAGCACCAGCGGCAGGACGAGGCCGCCGAGGCCGCCGCCGAACAGGCCGCCCTGCGGCGCGCCGGCCGGCGCGGCCTGGGCGTAGGCGGGGGCGATCAGGAGGTCGAGCAGGTTCATCTTGAAGTCCTGGAACGAAAATAGTCGGGGATTATGCCACGGCCGGACCGGGGCCGACGGCGGCCCCGGAATGGGGCCCGTGGCACGTTTTTGACCACGCATTCGCCGGCGTTCGGAACCGTCGCCGGCCCCGGACGGACCGGCGCTCCCGCCCCTGCCGCCGGCGGGCCGCCCGCGGCCGGTCAGCTGCGGGCGGCGTAGAAGGACTCGCGGAAGGCGGCAAAGGTTCCCTGCTCGATGGCCTGGCGCATTTGTGCCATCAGGCGCTGGTAGTAGCGCAGGTTGTGCAGGGTGCCGAGCATCGGCCCGAGCATCTCGTTGCAGCGGTCCAGGTGGCGCAGGTAGGCGCGGCTGAAGCCGTTGGCGCAGGCGTAGCAGTCGCAGCCCTCTTCGATCGGACGCAGGTCGCGCTCGTACTTGGCGTTGCGCACCCGCACCGTGCCGGTGGAGGTGAAGTAATGGCCGTTGCGGGCATTGCGGGTCGGCATCACGCAATCGAACATGTCCACGCCGCGCGCGACCGATTCGACCAGGTCCTCGGGCCGGCCCACGCCCATCAGGTAGCGCGGCCGGTCGGCCGGCAACTGCGGGCAGGTGTGCTCGAGCATCTCGTTGCGCTCGGCCTCCGGCTCGCCCACGGCCAGGCCGCCGATCGCATAGCCGTCGAAGCCCAGCGCCTGCAGGCCCTGCGCCGAGCGCGTGCGCAGGCCGTGGTGGACGCCGCCCTGGACGATGCCGAACAAGGCCGCGTCGTTGCCCTCGTGGGCGCGCTTGGAGCGCTCGGCCCAACGCAGGCTCAGTTCCATCGACTTGCGCGCGACCTCCTCGGTGGCCGGGTACGGGGTGCATTCGTCGAAGATCATCACGATGTCCGAATCCAGCACGCGCTGGATATGCATGCTTTCTTCCGGGCCGAGGAAGACCTTGCTGCCGTCGACCGGCGAGGCGAAGGTCACGCCCTGCTCGGTGATCTTGCGCCGGTGGGCGAGCGAGAACACCTGGAAGCCGCCGGAGTCGGTCAGGATCGGCCCGTTCCAGCGCGCGAAACCGTGCAGGCCGCCGTGGTCGCCGATCACCTCCAGGCCCGGGCGCAGGTACAGATGGAAGGTGTTGCCGAGGATGATCTGCGCGCCGAGCTCGCGCACCTGCTCGGGCATGATGCCCTTGACCGAGCCGTAGGTGCCGACCGGCATGAACGCCGGGGTTTCGACGACCCCGCGCGGGAAGGTCAGGCGGCCGCGGCGCGCAGCGCCGTCCTGGCCGAGCAGTTGGAAGGACATGCGGCTCATGCGCGGGCTCCTTGATGGAAGGTTGCGGCGCATGGGGCGACGCGCTGGGGGAATCGGGTCATCGGAATGAGGGCTGTCGCAGGTCGTTGCCGATCAAGCGCAACGGCCATGCTGCGGCCTGTCGGCTTCGGGTTGTGGCGGCGGGGCTACGTCGCGGCGGTCGGCCACAGCAGCATGGCGTCGCCGTAGGAGAAGAAGCGGTAGCGCTCGGCGATCGCATGCGCATACGCGGCGAACATGCGCTCCTTGCCGGCGAAGGCCGAGACCAGCATCAGCAGCGTGCTCTCGGGCAGGTGGAAATTGGTGATCAGGCCGTCGACCGAGCGGATCCGGTAGCCCGGCAGGATGAACAAGCGGGTCTCGCCGGCGAAGGGCTGCAACTCGCCCTCGCCGCTCTGCCCGCCCTCGTGCCGGGTCGCGCTTTCCAGCGCGCGCACCACGGTCGTGCCGACCGCGATCACCCGGCCGCCGGCGGCGCGGGTGCGGCGGATCTGCTCGATCAGGCCGGCACCGACGTTGAGCCATTCGCTGTGCATCACGTGCTGGTCGAGGTGCTCGGCGCGCACCGGCTGGAAGGTGCCGGCGCCGACGTGCAGGGTGACGTGGCCGAACTCGATGCCGCGCCCGCGCAACCGTTCCAGCAAAGCTTCGTCGAAATGCAGGCCGGCGGTCGGCGCGGCGACGGCGCCGACTTCGCGCGCGAACACGGTCTGGTAGCGCTCGTCGTCGTCGTGGCCGGGCTCGCGCTGGATGTACGGCGGCAGCGGCAGGCGGCCGGCGTGCAGCAGCCAGTGCTCCAGCGATTCGGGCACGTGGAAGCGCAGGCGGTAGAACTCGCCGTCGCGGCCGAGCACCTCGGCCTCGCCGCCGGCGTCCAAGGCGATGCGCGCGCCGGGCTTGGGCGATTTGCTGACGCCCAACTGGGCGCGCGCTTCGGAGCCGCCGAGCAGGCGCTCGATCAGGATCTCGACCCGGCCGCCGGTGCTCTTCTGCCCGAACAGGCGCGCCGGGATCACCCGGGTGTCGTTGAACAC is part of the Lysobacter firmicutimachus genome and encodes:
- a CDS encoding phosphate/phosphite/phosphonate ABC transporter substrate-binding protein, which encodes MRGSHKEGSDAHVLVLGRISDDPKTHYEQLKPLLDYVVPRMADVGIREGRILMAKDAQQMASYLRRGRVDWVSETAGTAMLLRQRAQARPLLLTERDGVSHYHSVFFARRDSGLRTLKDLSGHNVAFQRPSSTSAYFVPAATLLEQGLALEILLSPTDRINRGAVGYLFARSELNISTWVHKRLVDAGVMSNLDWDNPRRVPDAFRRDLVVIGRSEDYPRALELVRGDLDPKVAARLREVLIDAAGDPEAGEALLRFFKTTRFLPIDAASQRTLDHIGDGVARVRAEVE
- a CDS encoding RNA methyltransferase; translation: MNADPRDPPAPLQAPENANSLEAASAAADPAAARIRIVLVGTQHPGNMGSAARAMKTMGLSRLVLVAPEKPIDRDAYAMAAGADDVLEAAAVLPDLAAAVADCHLVLGCTARSRRIALEELAPREAAARIDGRARGGGEVALVFGRERTGLDNEELQLCHAAVHIPANPAYSSLNLGAAVQVLSYELRMASLAATAAGGAYERRDPPASHAQLEGFFGQLGDALDAIDFHKGRTPDAAMRKLRRLFLRADLDEREVRLLRGVLADVERTAMLAGQRR
- a CDS encoding inositol monophosphatase family protein, whose amino-acid sequence is MQKPAVTLMVKAARAAGNVLLRHMHRVDALNIVEKGRMDYASEVDRLAEAEIIKEFRRATPDYAILGEEHGPLGQARFTWVIDPLDGTSNYLHGIPHFCVSIALCENGEPIHGVIFDPLRNDLFTASRGSGTQLNEKRVRIAERKELNGAMLITGFPPRERANASAHLKCLDNLLIDVEDVRRTGSAALDLAYVACGRADGYFEAGLKPWDVAAGVLMVREAGGKVVDFRGRPTGPMDNRGLPPRQIVAGNLRVADALQQRIVNTGYANAFD
- a CDS encoding class I SAM-dependent methyltransferase, which produces MANRQQIEDWNGAVGERWLTYNDWLDRRTAAYGRDALDAAAAQPGEAVLDIGCGAGATVFELARAVGEGGSVTGVDVSEPLLSRARERAAALALPVEFRLADASRPLFAPARFDLLFSRFGVMFFDDPVAAFAELRKTLKPGGRLAFACWQGPDRNDWYRWPLRAIAEAIALPPSDPDAPGPFAFGKPERVRQVLGEAGFDAVELRAFEAPFYLGEGDDPDAAAADAYDQVMRVGPVARLLAAQEPAVRVRAEARLRAALRELARERGIAMMGATWTVTARAA
- the arsH gene encoding arsenical resistance protein ArsH, with product MELPNIDLTQLNAIDVESLAAPDDPRHPPRILILYGSLRERSYSRLLAEEAGRLLRWFGCQVRTFDPRDLPLPDAVSPDHPKVTELRELADWSEGMVWVSPERHGAMTGIMKAQIDWIPLALGARRPTQGKTLAVMQVCGGSQSFNSVNQMRTLGRWMRMVTIPNQSSVAKAHLEFDDAGRMKPSAYYMRVVDVCEELAKFTWLVRGRSGYLTDRYSERVEDAEALSKRVNQRSL
- the arsC gene encoding arsenate reductase (glutaredoxin) (This arsenate reductase requires both glutathione and glutaredoxin to convert arsenate to arsenite, after which the efflux transporter formed by ArsA and ArsB can extrude the arsenite from the cell, providing resistance.) codes for the protein MTVTIYHNPDCGTSRNTLEMIRRSGEQPVVIEYLKTPPSREALAELIRAMGLTARDLLRRKGTPYAELGLDDPALSDEKLLDAMMSHPILINRPIVVSEKGAALCRPSERVLSLLAHPVASFTKEDGEVVVWAGART
- a CDS encoding arsenate reductase ArsC, which encodes MSTVQPFNVLFLCTGNSARSILAEGVLRQVGAGRFTAFSAGSHPRREVNPLALEVLRESGYPVDAMRSKSWDEFAVPGAPRMDFVFTVCDRAAGEACPVWPGQPVTGHWGIEDPSHEDGGEMWRRAAFRKALGYMENRINAFVALPLASLERSSLAARVHEIGQFEGASMRRPDPT
- a CDS encoding metalloregulator ArsR/SmtB family transcription factor, producing the protein MNDDSAVSALSALAHTDRLAAFRMLVRKGPDGMPSGEIADALSIPPTRMSFHLAALERAGLLRSWRDGRRVLYAASYDDMRRLLAFLTEDCCSGNPEICGSLIDPVAACAAETCP
- the secF gene encoding protein translocase subunit SecF — its product is MKIFPLTLLPNDANVNFMKLRWVSIAVAALIMFVAIGAMVTRNFNYALDFTGGNLVEVHLAKPVGLDTVRERLAADGYDSAQVQTYGSGNELLIRLQPREGDSGSAATAHAAEAVMKAVSGADNQAKILRNEFVGPQVGRELALNGLYALLFVVVGFLIYIAFRFEWKFAVAAIITTLHDVIVVAGWFAISGHEFDLTVLAGILSVMGYSINDTIVVFDRVRENFRSMRADPETVLNKSINQTLSRTVITSFVAFLTVFALYLYGGGSLRGMAESQMIGIIIGTLSSIFVACPLLTLGLLKVSKQDLLPKAKDEAALARRP